The proteins below are encoded in one region of Shewanella putrefaciens:
- a CDS encoding class I SAM-dependent methyltransferase, with protein MSKHWSEYWKLGHLTSFGADFQGNYTGLLKARWSNVFSGFPSKFNVLDVATGNGALPLLVQDYFSQSDIKGVVKGIDYADINTLPLADSHYNKNIRIELIGNTPAEKLPFRNGEFNAVISQFGIEYSNLELSLAEVERVLASDGVFHGIMHHRESVIIKYNHKLLDFILREELDKVIERLNCLATDMGVVLDKQDLARIKSCEKCEESRLEINGLLSKLAACDELSLRESEFLNYVNNFFKSGLYWDVDKKLEYLDFVGVQLRVYRTRLTELVAASMSAERISTLKENLQQRNIKKFEASEIRDDNNNVLAWYVFFQK; from the coding sequence ATGAGCAAGCATTGGAGTGAGTATTGGAAATTAGGGCACTTAACTTCTTTTGGTGCCGATTTTCAAGGAAATTACACTGGATTACTGAAAGCGCGTTGGTCTAATGTTTTTAGTGGTTTCCCATCAAAATTCAATGTGTTAGATGTTGCTACCGGGAATGGTGCTTTGCCTCTTTTAGTCCAAGATTATTTTAGTCAGTCTGATATAAAAGGCGTGGTTAAAGGAATTGACTATGCTGATATCAACACACTTCCACTTGCCGATTCACATTATAATAAAAACATACGTATAGAATTAATTGGGAATACGCCTGCAGAAAAACTTCCTTTCAGAAACGGTGAATTTAATGCCGTTATTTCCCAGTTTGGTATTGAGTACTCAAATTTAGAACTTTCTCTAGCAGAGGTTGAAAGGGTCTTAGCATCGGATGGCGTATTTCATGGAATAATGCACCATAGGGAGTCTGTCATAATAAAATATAACCATAAGTTGTTGGACTTTATACTTAGAGAAGAACTGGATAAAGTGATTGAACGCCTAAATTGTCTAGCGACAGATATGGGGGTCGTACTGGATAAGCAAGATTTAGCTCGAATTAAGTCATGTGAAAAATGTGAAGAAAGTCGTTTGGAAATTAATGGTTTACTGTCAAAGTTGGCCGCCTGTGATGAGCTGTCCTTACGGGAGAGTGAGTTTCTAAATTATGTGAATAATTTTTTTAAAAGCGGCTTGTATTGGGATGTCGATAAAAAACTCGAATATCTTGATTTTGTGGGTGTGCAATTAAGGGTTTACAGAACTCGATTGACAGAGTTAGTTGCAGCGTCAATGTCTGCAGAACGCATATCAACACTGAAAGAAAATTTACAACAAAGGAATATCAAAAAATTTGAAGCAAGTGAGATAAGAGATGATAACAATAATGTGTTGGCATGGTATGTGTTTTTTCAGAAATAA
- a CDS encoding DUF3450 domain-containing protein, whose translation MSKVSNRTKIATALVGVLALASSNFVVADPLTDVQKADSLIHADAAASQKNVDKYFDQAQDMLFEYGSVADERESLKSYNDYVASLVADQQKTMDSIQNDINGVDKLRQGVVPLMFKMVESLEQFVQLDLPFNSEVRANRVKELKTLLNTAEVTLAEKYRLILDAYSIEREYGSAVAVNQGKLDLDGKEVLVDFFNLGRVALYAQSLDQKTGWIYNSQTKSWDKLEDSYLRELTKGIRIARKQGALDLFALPIPAAETAQ comes from the coding sequence ATGTCCAAGGTAAGCAATAGAACAAAAATCGCTACTGCACTTGTTGGCGTGCTGGCATTAGCGAGCAGCAACTTCGTGGTTGCAGATCCTCTTACCGACGTGCAAAAAGCGGATAGTTTAATCCACGCTGATGCCGCTGCGTCGCAAAAGAATGTTGATAAGTATTTCGATCAAGCACAAGACATGCTTTTTGAGTATGGCTCTGTGGCTGATGAACGCGAGTCACTGAAGTCATATAACGACTATGTTGCTAGCTTAGTTGCTGATCAACAAAAGACAATGGACTCGATTCAAAACGATATTAACGGCGTTGATAAATTACGTCAGGGCGTAGTGCCTTTAATGTTTAAAATGGTTGAGTCATTAGAGCAATTTGTTCAATTAGATTTACCATTTAACTCTGAAGTACGTGCTAACCGTGTTAAAGAGTTGAAGACTCTTCTAAATACGGCTGAAGTAACTTTAGCTGAAAAATACCGCTTAATCCTTGATGCGTATAGCATTGAGCGTGAATATGGTAGTGCTGTTGCAGTAAACCAAGGCAAATTAGACCTCGACGGTAAAGAAGTGTTAGTTGACTTCTTTAACTTAGGTCGCGTTGCTCTTTATGCACAGAGCTTAGATCAAAAGACTGGCTGGATTTATAACTCTCAAACTAAGTCTTGGGATAAGTTAGAAGATAGCTACCTGCGTGAACTGACAAAAGGTATCCGCATTGCCCGTAAACAAGGCGCTCTAGATCTATTCGCGTTACCAATTCCTGCTGCGGAGACTGCACAATAA
- a CDS encoding MotA/TolQ/ExbB proton channel family protein yields MKKLITTAVLAASFSLTAGMVSAADAPKTIDQLLQQVKVDRAAEGKVNSKREQEFQAERGDKAALLKREKDALAAEKQRGKDLNQAFLDNERKIAQLEEDLKTAQGDLGEMFGVVKGEAGDFAGKLSSSNISAQYPNRDKFVADLGARKQLPKIEELEQFWQEQLFEMAQSGKVVKFEGSVTGIDGSVKTTTIHRIGAYNLTADGKYVVYNPELGLIQELSQQPEGYQVSAVGKWEQTTSGTAPFYIDPARGVLLNIFTNKASFEDRLEAGGSIGYIIIALLALGLLISIERLVTMTIIGSRVNSQRKNIDNPGNNALGRILKVYQENKDVDVETLELKLDEAILKETPALESRISIIKVLAAIAPMMGLLGTVTGMIATFQSIQLFGTGDPKLMAGGISMALITTVQGLVAALPLMLMHAVVVARSKSIVQVLEEQSAGIIAAHAEKRAN; encoded by the coding sequence ATGAAGAAGTTAATTACTACAGCTGTATTAGCTGCAAGTTTCTCTTTAACTGCTGGTATGGTAAGTGCAGCTGATGCACCTAAGACCATCGATCAACTATTGCAGCAAGTTAAAGTTGACCGTGCTGCTGAAGGCAAAGTGAATAGCAAGCGTGAGCAAGAATTCCAAGCAGAACGTGGCGATAAAGCTGCGCTGTTAAAACGCGAGAAAGATGCTCTAGCTGCTGAAAAACAACGCGGTAAAGATTTGAACCAAGCGTTTTTAGATAACGAGCGTAAAATCGCTCAGTTAGAAGAAGATCTGAAAACCGCTCAAGGTGACTTGGGTGAAATGTTTGGTGTAGTTAAAGGTGAAGCCGGTGATTTCGCTGGTAAACTGTCTAGCTCAAACATCAGTGCTCAGTATCCAAATCGTGACAAGTTTGTTGCCGATTTAGGCGCTCGTAAGCAATTACCTAAGATTGAAGAATTAGAACAATTCTGGCAAGAGCAGCTGTTTGAAATGGCGCAATCTGGCAAAGTTGTTAAATTCGAAGGTTCTGTTACTGGTATCGATGGTAGCGTTAAAACAACGACTATTCACCGTATCGGTGCTTACAACTTAACTGCCGACGGTAAATATGTTGTTTACAACCCTGAATTAGGTTTAATTCAAGAGTTATCACAACAACCAGAAGGCTACCAAGTTAGTGCGGTTGGCAAGTGGGAACAAACTACGTCAGGTACTGCACCTTTCTATATTGACCCTGCGCGTGGCGTACTGTTAAACATCTTCACTAACAAAGCGAGCTTTGAAGACCGTTTAGAAGCTGGTGGTTCTATCGGTTACATCATTATTGCTCTGTTAGCTTTAGGTCTGTTGATCTCTATTGAACGCTTAGTCACTATGACTATCATCGGTTCTCGTGTGAATAGCCAACGTAAGAATATTGATAACCCAGGTAACAATGCCTTAGGCCGTATCCTGAAAGTATATCAAGAGAACAAAGACGTTGATGTTGAAACATTAGAGTTGAAACTAGACGAAGCGATTCTGAAAGAAACGCCTGCTTTAGAGTCTCGCATTTCAATCATCAAAGTACTGGCCGCTATCGCACCTATGATGGGTCTGTTAGGTACAGTAACCGGTATGATTGCAACCTTCCAAAGTATTCAATTGTTCGGTACTGGCGATCCAAAACTGATGGCTGGCGGTATCTCTATGGCGTTGATCACGACTGTCCAAGGTCTGGTTGCGGCACTGCCTCTGATGTTAATGCATGCAGTTGTTGTTGCGCGTAGCAAATCAATCGTACAAGTTCTGGAAGAGCAAAGTGCTGGTATCATTGCAGCGCACGCTGAGAAGAGGGCTAACTAA
- a CDS encoding MotA/TolQ/ExbB proton channel family protein, translating into MMLYLMDIWDSVRGFMASGGDVLWLVAFVLFLMWVLMLERYWYLNWISPKQHQAIIAAWDAREETTSWYAHRIREAWLSQAKQDLNARMLVIKTLVAICPMIGLLGTVTGMISVFDVMAVQGTSNARLMAAGISMATMPTMAGMVAALSGVFFSTRLDAKMKISLEKLKDSMPHH; encoded by the coding sequence ATGATGCTATACCTGATGGACATTTGGGATTCCGTCAGGGGCTTCATGGCCTCCGGAGGCGACGTCCTCTGGTTAGTAGCGTTTGTGCTGTTCTTAATGTGGGTATTGATGCTTGAGCGTTACTGGTATCTAAATTGGATATCACCAAAGCAACATCAAGCAATCATAGCTGCATGGGATGCTAGAGAGGAAACAACCTCTTGGTATGCACACCGTATCCGTGAAGCTTGGCTGTCCCAAGCGAAGCAAGATTTGAATGCACGTATGCTGGTCATTAAAACCTTAGTAGCGATTTGTCCTATGATAGGTTTGTTAGGTACTGTTACCGGTATGATTTCAGTGTTCGATGTGATGGCAGTTCAGGGGACGAGTAATGCTCGTTTGATGGCGGCTGGTATTTCAATGGCAACAATGCCCACAATGGCGGGAATGGTTGCCGCATTATCGGGAGTATTTTTCAGTACTCGCCTTGATGCAAAAATGAAAATCAGTTTAGAAAAGCTAAAAGACAGCATGCCGCACCACTAG